In a genomic window of Mycolicibacterium neoaurum VKM Ac-1815D:
- a CDS encoding SDR family oxidoreductase, which produces MKIVVIGGTGLIGSRVVTELRRQGHDVLSASPASGIDILTGAGLADALTGADVIVDVANSPSFEDAPALDFFTRAGENLLAAGRAAGVSHYVALSVVGTDRLQDSGYFRAKLAQEKLIRDGGIPFTIVRATQFFEFVSRIADSATQGGSVRITSAASRPMAADDVATAVAGVAVSAPADAIIEVCGPELIGLDELVSLQLRATDDDREVVTDRAAPYFGVVLEETTLVAGAEATVFRTRFADWLADFAPVHR; this is translated from the coding sequence GTGAAAATCGTGGTTATCGGTGGCACCGGGCTGATCGGCTCACGGGTGGTCACCGAACTCCGCAGGCAGGGCCACGACGTGCTGTCGGCATCCCCGGCGTCGGGGATCGACATCCTGACCGGCGCGGGGTTGGCCGATGCGCTGACCGGCGCCGATGTCATCGTCGATGTCGCCAACTCGCCGTCCTTCGAGGATGCGCCCGCGCTGGACTTCTTCACCCGTGCCGGTGAGAACCTGCTCGCTGCAGGCAGGGCCGCGGGGGTCTCGCATTACGTCGCACTGTCGGTGGTGGGGACCGACCGTCTTCAGGACAGCGGCTACTTCCGCGCGAAATTGGCCCAGGAGAAGTTGATTCGGGACGGGGGGATTCCCTTCACCATCGTGCGGGCCACCCAGTTCTTCGAATTCGTCAGCCGCATAGCGGATTCGGCCACCCAGGGTGGGTCGGTTCGGATCACCTCGGCGGCGAGCCGACCGATGGCCGCCGACGATGTCGCGACGGCGGTGGCCGGTGTCGCGGTCAGTGCACCCGCCGACGCCATCATCGAGGTGTGCGGACCGGAACTCATCGGACTCGACGAGCTGGTGAGCCTGCAGCTGCGGGCGACCGACGATGACCGCGAGGTCGTCACCGATCGCGCGGCGCCCTACTTCGGGGTGGTGCTCGAGGAGACCACGCTGGTTGCCGGTGCCGAGGCGACGGTTTTCCGAACCCGGTTCGCCGACTGGCTGGCCGATTTTGCGCCGGTGCACCGGTAG
- a CDS encoding cupin domain-containing protein: MTVKYDPGWEDALTVVGEAIPPAIAQGAHAMTVVIEYPPGSAGAPPHKHPGGPAFGYVLDGEVLFELEGSAPRVVRTGETFWEPGGDVIHYSDANNRDDIPCRFLVTMFCTPGTPMLVLVDTDELAARAHLRVTE; the protein is encoded by the coding sequence GTGACCGTGAAGTACGACCCAGGTTGGGAAGATGCCCTCACCGTGGTGGGTGAGGCGATACCGCCGGCCATAGCGCAAGGCGCACATGCCATGACGGTGGTCATCGAGTATCCGCCCGGCAGTGCCGGGGCGCCGCCGCACAAGCACCCCGGCGGACCCGCTTTCGGCTATGTGCTCGACGGGGAGGTGCTGTTCGAGTTGGAGGGATCGGCGCCACGTGTCGTGCGAACCGGTGAGACGTTCTGGGAGCCCGGCGGTGATGTCATCCACTACAGCGATGCCAACAACCGGGACGATATCCCGTGCCGGTTTCTCGTCACGATGTTCTGCACGCCGGGAACGCCGATGCTCGTACTCGTCGACACCGACGAGTTGGCGGCCCGGGCGCACT
- a CDS encoding sigma-70 family RNA polymerase sigma factor, with product MTLTSVPDPYLAVRFAAETRPLLEMLQRGARRLTRSEADAEDLFQDTLLHAYAGYPRFQPGTNLKAWLFKIMYNRWVSNHRAQQRRPTETPVDEITDRMLARAGAHVSAEAEVLSALAHPELSDALGELPDGFTNVLFYAFVEGYTYAEIAAIMDIPVGTVMSRASRARQRLRLALVDQEVA from the coding sequence ATGACACTGACATCGGTACCCGACCCATACCTCGCGGTACGTTTTGCGGCGGAGACCCGACCGCTGTTGGAGATGCTGCAACGCGGTGCCCGACGGTTGACCCGCTCCGAGGCCGACGCCGAGGATTTGTTCCAGGACACCTTGTTACACGCCTACGCGGGGTATCCGAGATTCCAGCCCGGAACCAACCTCAAGGCGTGGTTGTTCAAGATCATGTACAACCGGTGGGTCAGCAACCACCGTGCCCAACAACGTCGACCCACCGAGACACCGGTCGACGAGATCACCGACCGGATGCTGGCACGTGCGGGTGCCCATGTGTCGGCCGAGGCCGAGGTGCTGAGCGCGCTGGCGCATCCCGAGCTCAGCGATGCGCTCGGTGAACTGCCGGACGGCTTCACCAACGTGTTGTTCTACGCGTTCGTCGAGGGCTACACCTACGCCGAGATCGCCGCGATCATGGACATCCCGGTGGGAACGGTGATGTCGCGCGCGTCGCGTGCCCGGCAACGGCTTCGCCTGGCGCTGGTCGACCAGGAGGTCGCCTGA
- a CDS encoding SDR family NAD(P)-dependent oxidoreductase, whose translation MELAGQRALVTGGTAGIGLASARLLAEAGAAVVITGRDADRGVAAADQSGAHFVQADLGASSGVEHLIQTAGEVDILVNNAAYFPAALTVDQDPDSFDETFGINVRGLYFLTAGIVRGMLDRGRGSIVNITTMVATKGVARASAYSASKAAVESLTRTWAVEFGASGVRVNSVAPGPTRTEGVQAEWGDSNEELGRSMPLGRTADPMEIAQAVLFLASPRSSFITGSTLHVDGGGAAL comes from the coding sequence ATGGAACTGGCAGGGCAACGGGCACTGGTCACCGGGGGCACCGCGGGTATCGGGCTGGCGTCGGCACGGCTACTCGCCGAGGCCGGTGCCGCCGTCGTCATCACCGGGCGCGACGCCGATCGCGGTGTGGCGGCAGCGGATCAGTCGGGCGCGCATTTCGTACAAGCCGATCTCGGCGCGTCCAGTGGGGTGGAGCATCTGATCCAGACCGCGGGGGAGGTCGACATCCTGGTCAACAACGCGGCGTACTTCCCGGCTGCGCTGACCGTCGACCAAGATCCGGACTCCTTCGACGAGACGTTCGGCATCAATGTCCGCGGACTGTATTTCCTCACCGCGGGGATCGTCCGCGGCATGCTGGACCGTGGCCGCGGCAGCATCGTCAACATCACCACGATGGTCGCCACCAAGGGCGTCGCTCGGGCGTCGGCATACAGCGCGTCGAAGGCGGCGGTGGAGTCGCTGACCCGTACCTGGGCCGTCGAATTCGGCGCCTCGGGCGTCCGGGTGAACAGTGTGGCACCGGGACCGACGAGAACCGAAGGGGTGCAGGCGGAGTGGGGCGATTCCAATGAGGAGTTGGGTCGCTCGATGCCGTTGGGCCGCACCGCGGACCCGATGGAGATCGCGCAGGCGGTGTTGTTCCTCGCCTCGCCGCGATCGAGCTTCATCACCGGTTCGACCCTGCACGTAGACGGCGGCGGTGCCGCCCTGTGA